The following are from one region of the Poecilia reticulata strain Guanapo linkage group LG7, Guppy_female_1.0+MT, whole genome shotgun sequence genome:
- the LOC103467459 gene encoding sodium- and chloride-dependent creatine transporter 1 isoform X2, which translates to MNIGGGISDHSALQHSTDEISVSQTEAGALSEEESGGSARPLVPVLGADPGCGEGGGAGPPQTQDGAAAGTGNGAVAGQEGERETWTRQMDFIMSCVGFAVGLGNVWRFPYLCYKNGGGVFLIPYLIIVFIGGIPVFFLEIALGQFMKQGGVSAWNIAPLFKGLGLASMVIVFFCNTYYIMILVWGLYYFFHSFIDPLPWATCGHPWNTPNCTQDFRRACHNRSALPTPAASPSSLSSTLPPLNLTSLLLINNSCMETEGLRSPVIEFWERKVLRLSGGLHEPGMISYEMVLCLMATWVIVYFCIWKGVKSTGKVVYFTALFPYLVLVVLLAHGVSLPGALDGIVYYLKPDWSKLGEAQVWIDAGTQIFFSYAIGLGALTALGSYNRFHNNCYQDAFILALINSGTSFFAGFVVFSALGFMAAEQGVDISKVAESGPGLAFIAYPKAVTLMPLAPLWAALFFFMLLVLGLDSQFVGVEGLITGLMDMLPPKSALASLRREVVAAICCIVCFLIDLSMVTEGGMYVFQIFDYYSASGITLLWQAFWECVVIAWVYGADRFMDDVARMIGYQPLPYMKWCWSYITPFVCVAVFLFHVVNYQPLTYNTVYTYPVWGEALGWALALSSMLCIPLTVLYKLLRCKGPLRERWQNLTTPIWGRHHLEYLAPESEAKLLPAAETKSTLLFESVI; encoded by the exons ATGAACATCGGGGGAGGGATCAGTGATCACAGTGCACTCCAACACAGTACCG ATGAAATCAGTGTCTCCCAGACGGAGGCAGGGGCCCTATCCGAGGAGGAGAGCGGGGGGTCAGCTCGCCCCCTGGTGCCAGTGCTTGGTGCCGACCCAGGGTGTGGAGAGGGTGGAGGGGCTGGCCCGCCGCAGACCCAGGACGGGGCCGCAGCAGGGACCGGGAACGGGGCTGTGGCGGGACAGGAAGGAGAGCGAGAGACCTGGACCAGACAGATGGACTTCATCATGTCCTGCGTGGGATTCGCTGTGGGCTTGGGCAACGTGTGGCGGTTCCCTTATCTCTGCTACAAGAATGGAGGAG ggGTTTTCCTGATCCCCTACTTGATAATCGTGTTCATCGGGGGAATCCCTGTCTTCTTCCTGGAGATCGCATTGGGCCAGTTCATGAAGCAAGGAGGAGTCTCTGCGTGGAACATCGCTCCGCTTTTTAAGG GTCTGGGACTAGCATCGATggtgattgtgtttttttgtaatacCTACTACATCATGATACTGGTGTGGGGCCTCTACTATTTCTTCCACTCTTTCATTGACCCACTGCCGTGGGCCACCTGCGGACACCCTTGGAACACCCCCAACTGCACACAGGACTTCCGACGCGCCTGCCACAACCGCAGCGCTTTGCCGACGCCTGCTGCTTCCCCTTCCAGCCTCTCGTCCACCCTGCCCCCGCTGAATCTGACCTCCCTTCTCCTGATCAATAACAGCTGCATGGAGACTGAGGGTCTGCGCTCCCCGGTCATCGAGTTCTGGGA ACGTAAAGTGCTTCGTCTCTCTGGAGGCTTGCATGAACCCGGCATGATCAGCTATGAGATGGTGCTGTGTCTCATGGCCACCTGGGTCATCGTTTACTTCTGCATATGGAAAGGAGTGAAATCTACTGGCAAG GTTGTGTACTTCACAGCTCTGTTCCCCTActtggttctggtggttcttcTGGCTCATGGAGTCAGCCTGCCTGGAGCTCTGGATGGAATTGTTTACTACCTAAAACCAGACTGGTCCAAACTGGGAGAAGCACAG GTGTGGATTGATGCTGGCACTCAGATTTTCTTCTCCTATGCCATCGGACTTGGTGCCCTAACTGCACTGGGCAGCTACAACCGCTTCCATAACAACTGTTACCA GGATGCATTTATCCTGGCTCTTATCAACAGTGGAACCAGTTTTTTTGCTGGCTTCGTTGTGTTCTCTGCTCTGGGCTTCATGGCTGCAGAACAGGGAGTGGACATCAGTAAGGTGGCTGAGAGTG GCCCAGGCCTGGCTTTCATAGCCTATCCCAAGGCTGTGACTCTGATGCCTCTGGCACCGCTTTGGGCAGCgctgtttttcttcatgttacTCGTACTGGGCCTGGACAGTCAG TTCGTAGGGGTGGAAGGCCTGATAACAGGACTCATGGACATGCTGCCTCCTAAATCTGCCCTTGCCTCATTGAGACGAGAAGTAGTTGCTGCCATCTGCTGCATCGTCTGCTTCCTTATTGACTTGTCCATGGTCACAGAG GGAGGGATGTATGTGTTCCAAATTTTTGACTACTACTCCGCCAGCGGCATCACTTTGCTGTGGCAGGCCTTCTGGGAGTGTGTCGTGATCGCATGGGTTTATG GGGCAGACCGTTTCATGGACGACGTGGCTCGTATGATTGGCTATCAGCCCTTACCCTACATGAAGTGGTGCTGGTCCTACATCACGCCTTTCGTCTGCGTG GCAGTGTTCCTCTTCCACGTGGTGAACTACCAACCCCTCACCTACAACACGGTGTACACCTACCCTGTATGGGGAGAAGCACTTGGATGGGCACTGGCTCTTTCTTCTATGCTCTGTATTCCTCTTACTGTTCTCTACAAGCTGCTGCGATGCAAAGGACCTCTGCGGGAG CGGTGGCAAAACCTAACTACCCCCATCTGGGGCAGACACCACCTGGAGTACTTGGCGCCAGAAAGCGAAGCCAAGCTGCTGCCCGCCGCAGAGACGAAGAGCACCCTCCTCTTTGAGAGTGTAATCTGA
- the LOC103467459 gene encoding sodium- and chloride-dependent creatine transporter 1 isoform X1, with protein MSPELEENSQDEISVSQTEAGALSEEESGGSARPLVPVLGADPGCGEGGGAGPPQTQDGAAAGTGNGAVAGQEGERETWTRQMDFIMSCVGFAVGLGNVWRFPYLCYKNGGGVFLIPYLIIVFIGGIPVFFLEIALGQFMKQGGVSAWNIAPLFKGLGLASMVIVFFCNTYYIMILVWGLYYFFHSFIDPLPWATCGHPWNTPNCTQDFRRACHNRSALPTPAASPSSLSSTLPPLNLTSLLLINNSCMETEGLRSPVIEFWERKVLRLSGGLHEPGMISYEMVLCLMATWVIVYFCIWKGVKSTGKVVYFTALFPYLVLVVLLAHGVSLPGALDGIVYYLKPDWSKLGEAQVWIDAGTQIFFSYAIGLGALTALGSYNRFHNNCYQDAFILALINSGTSFFAGFVVFSALGFMAAEQGVDISKVAESGPGLAFIAYPKAVTLMPLAPLWAALFFFMLLVLGLDSQFVGVEGLITGLMDMLPPKSALASLRREVVAAICCIVCFLIDLSMVTEGGMYVFQIFDYYSASGITLLWQAFWECVVIAWVYGADRFMDDVARMIGYQPLPYMKWCWSYITPFVCVAVFLFHVVNYQPLTYNTVYTYPVWGEALGWALALSSMLCIPLTVLYKLLRCKGPLRERWQNLTTPIWGRHHLEYLAPESEAKLLPAAETKSTLLFESVI; from the exons ATGTCACCTGAGCTGGAAGAGAACAGCCAAG ATGAAATCAGTGTCTCCCAGACGGAGGCAGGGGCCCTATCCGAGGAGGAGAGCGGGGGGTCAGCTCGCCCCCTGGTGCCAGTGCTTGGTGCCGACCCAGGGTGTGGAGAGGGTGGAGGGGCTGGCCCGCCGCAGACCCAGGACGGGGCCGCAGCAGGGACCGGGAACGGGGCTGTGGCGGGACAGGAAGGAGAGCGAGAGACCTGGACCAGACAGATGGACTTCATCATGTCCTGCGTGGGATTCGCTGTGGGCTTGGGCAACGTGTGGCGGTTCCCTTATCTCTGCTACAAGAATGGAGGAG ggGTTTTCCTGATCCCCTACTTGATAATCGTGTTCATCGGGGGAATCCCTGTCTTCTTCCTGGAGATCGCATTGGGCCAGTTCATGAAGCAAGGAGGAGTCTCTGCGTGGAACATCGCTCCGCTTTTTAAGG GTCTGGGACTAGCATCGATggtgattgtgtttttttgtaatacCTACTACATCATGATACTGGTGTGGGGCCTCTACTATTTCTTCCACTCTTTCATTGACCCACTGCCGTGGGCCACCTGCGGACACCCTTGGAACACCCCCAACTGCACACAGGACTTCCGACGCGCCTGCCACAACCGCAGCGCTTTGCCGACGCCTGCTGCTTCCCCTTCCAGCCTCTCGTCCACCCTGCCCCCGCTGAATCTGACCTCCCTTCTCCTGATCAATAACAGCTGCATGGAGACTGAGGGTCTGCGCTCCCCGGTCATCGAGTTCTGGGA ACGTAAAGTGCTTCGTCTCTCTGGAGGCTTGCATGAACCCGGCATGATCAGCTATGAGATGGTGCTGTGTCTCATGGCCACCTGGGTCATCGTTTACTTCTGCATATGGAAAGGAGTGAAATCTACTGGCAAG GTTGTGTACTTCACAGCTCTGTTCCCCTActtggttctggtggttcttcTGGCTCATGGAGTCAGCCTGCCTGGAGCTCTGGATGGAATTGTTTACTACCTAAAACCAGACTGGTCCAAACTGGGAGAAGCACAG GTGTGGATTGATGCTGGCACTCAGATTTTCTTCTCCTATGCCATCGGACTTGGTGCCCTAACTGCACTGGGCAGCTACAACCGCTTCCATAACAACTGTTACCA GGATGCATTTATCCTGGCTCTTATCAACAGTGGAACCAGTTTTTTTGCTGGCTTCGTTGTGTTCTCTGCTCTGGGCTTCATGGCTGCAGAACAGGGAGTGGACATCAGTAAGGTGGCTGAGAGTG GCCCAGGCCTGGCTTTCATAGCCTATCCCAAGGCTGTGACTCTGATGCCTCTGGCACCGCTTTGGGCAGCgctgtttttcttcatgttacTCGTACTGGGCCTGGACAGTCAG TTCGTAGGGGTGGAAGGCCTGATAACAGGACTCATGGACATGCTGCCTCCTAAATCTGCCCTTGCCTCATTGAGACGAGAAGTAGTTGCTGCCATCTGCTGCATCGTCTGCTTCCTTATTGACTTGTCCATGGTCACAGAG GGAGGGATGTATGTGTTCCAAATTTTTGACTACTACTCCGCCAGCGGCATCACTTTGCTGTGGCAGGCCTTCTGGGAGTGTGTCGTGATCGCATGGGTTTATG GGGCAGACCGTTTCATGGACGACGTGGCTCGTATGATTGGCTATCAGCCCTTACCCTACATGAAGTGGTGCTGGTCCTACATCACGCCTTTCGTCTGCGTG GCAGTGTTCCTCTTCCACGTGGTGAACTACCAACCCCTCACCTACAACACGGTGTACACCTACCCTGTATGGGGAGAAGCACTTGGATGGGCACTGGCTCTTTCTTCTATGCTCTGTATTCCTCTTACTGTTCTCTACAAGCTGCTGCGATGCAAAGGACCTCTGCGGGAG CGGTGGCAAAACCTAACTACCCCCATCTGGGGCAGACACCACCTGGAGTACTTGGCGCCAGAAAGCGAAGCCAAGCTGCTGCCCGCCGCAGAGACGAAGAGCACCCTCCTCTTTGAGAGTGTAATCTGA